A genomic region of Leptolyngbya sp. NIES-2104 contains the following coding sequences:
- a CDS encoding aldehyde dehydrogenase family protein: MTDILVSQTATIPTRQRSTWYFPLTSGYDPVPASMISKRYTLLDAEAKVKDPSLYLLESTINRRSNHSLAGLPVVAQWDIVADDALNQLVQSQLQKAQVATQALRRIPLETRIQILQDFGTKLRAQYAKWRTLTVQESYAYNAFLASLDAVLETFQSNYFDLISNVLQPISKLGCNARLEHVPQGVIGVISPQNSSFPMLTQILHGAFLSGNALLIKPPHRLAIVALALVDEFNQVLKDWEMPNHLVSTVVHPNHQSILDSWLGLKGGSRIDNLVFIGNSKRRSEIIQSCQQAGIYNPIIELEGVDSAYVHHDLTPEQLSRTACLLAYAKNAASGQFCISLKRLYVHPDVYEPLMTALRTEFQRYRPGSLREDDPYVLGPSSLPHKLPSIVDAFEAAGATTTVGGRRLNYQGQPDPDGIYIEPTLFEGVDPTSELLKEEIFANVLPVVKTNGNLADTIEHMNQCPFGLRGTVFAQDKEVIEEMRHRLNVGTVVINGNPLDFSIQIAGGRGASTLDQHARIWAIDLSLRQVVTGDRGIRDLADILQIPEVLPLLEHKVIAADLL, encoded by the coding sequence ATGACTGATATCTTAGTAAGCCAGACCGCGACGATTCCGACTCGTCAGCGGTCCACTTGGTATTTTCCTCTTACCTCTGGGTATGATCCAGTTCCTGCTTCGATGATTAGTAAGCGCTATACGCTACTAGATGCAGAAGCTAAAGTGAAAGACCCCAGTTTGTACCTACTTGAATCAACGATTAATCGTCGTTCCAATCATTCATTAGCAGGTCTGCCTGTCGTTGCTCAATGGGATATTGTTGCAGATGATGCTCTAAATCAACTGGTTCAATCCCAACTTCAGAAGGCTCAAGTTGCAACTCAGGCGCTTCGCCGAATTCCATTAGAAACCAGAATTCAAATCTTGCAAGATTTTGGTACAAAGCTCCGAGCACAGTACGCAAAATGGCGTACTTTGACTGTGCAGGAATCTTACGCCTACAATGCCTTCTTAGCAAGCCTTGACGCAGTGCTTGAAACCTTTCAATCTAATTACTTCGACTTGATTAGCAATGTACTACAGCCAATCTCAAAGCTGGGATGCAATGCTCGGCTAGAACATGTACCGCAAGGGGTCATCGGAGTCATCAGCCCGCAGAACTCTTCATTTCCAATGTTGACCCAAATTTTGCATGGAGCCTTTCTATCGGGCAATGCGTTGCTGATTAAGCCTCCACATCGATTAGCGATCGTGGCTCTGGCATTAGTAGATGAGTTCAACCAAGTGTTAAAGGATTGGGAGATGCCGAATCATTTGGTCAGCACCGTTGTGCATCCCAATCATCAGAGCATTCTCGATTCATGGTTGGGATTAAAGGGCGGCAGTCGAATTGATAATCTAGTCTTTATCGGTAATTCAAAGCGCCGTTCTGAAATCATTCAGTCCTGTCAGCAAGCAGGAATCTACAACCCGATTATTGAGCTAGAGGGAGTAGATTCTGCTTATGTGCATCATGATTTAACTCCTGAGCAACTCAGCAGAACAGCGTGCTTGCTTGCCTATGCTAAGAATGCAGCTTCAGGACAATTCTGCATCAGTTTGAAGCGATTGTATGTTCATCCTGATGTCTACGAACCCTTGATGACAGCATTACGAACTGAATTCCAGCGCTATAGACCAGGTTCACTGCGAGAAGATGATCCTTACGTTCTAGGTCCTTCTTCACTCCCGCACAAACTGCCAAGTATTGTTGATGCCTTTGAAGCAGCAGGAGCAACGACGACTGTGGGTGGACGACGATTGAACTATCAAGGGCAACCTGACCCTGATGGAATTTACATTGAGCCAACCTTATTTGAGGGTGTTGATCCGACGAGTGAGTTACTAAAGGAGGAAATTTTTGCGAATGTGCTTCCCGTTGTGAAGACAAATGGCAACTTGGCAGACACGATCGAGCACATGAATCAGTGCCCATTTGGTCTGAGAGGAACTGTTTTTGCTCAGGATAAGGAGGTCATTGAAGAGATGCGTCATCGGCTGAATGTTGGCACAGTGGTGATTAATGGGAACCCGCTGGACTTTAGCATTCAGATTGCTGGCGGGCGAGGAGCTTCGACTTTAGATCAACATGCTCGAATTTGGGCGATCGATTTGTCGCTGCGACAGGTTGTGACCGGAGATCGAGGAATTAGAGATTTGGCAGACATTCTGCAGATTCCTGAAGTACTCCCATTACTAGAGCACAAGGTTATAGCAGCAGATCTGCTCTAA
- the mutL gene encoding DNA mismatch repair endonuclease MutL, which yields MGHQIQPLPIDVVHLIAAGEVIDSLAAVVRELVENAIDAGATRITVSVWADQWRIRVADNGAGISLDDLRKAAQPHSTSKIRDRADLFQIHSLGFRGEALHSLAQLSNLEILSRTALEPGWKVTYRTDGEADQVESVAIAPGTIVIVDRLFETWEARREGLPSTSQQLKAVQQTIYQIALAHPRITWQVYQNDRLWFNLWAGNSAKDLLPQLLKDVRIEDLAELQSAAISLVLGLPDRAHRHRPDWVKVAVNGRFVQFPELEQTILGAFRRTLPRDRHPICLIHLQLAPEHIDWNRHPAKAEVYLHNLDEWKEQVKTAIAQALRINPETVPEGLYTSQVSQLIKAAESDAGYHVQREIVPEPEFSFLKALTQVHNRYILAEHSSGMWLIEQHIAHERILFEEISDRWQIIPLEPAIVLNQLSISQVEQLQRVGIEVDPFGEQLWAVRSTPELLAQREDCRDALIELSLGGDLQAAQVAVACRSAIRNGVPLSIDEMQSLIDRWQKTRNPRTCPHGRPIYLSLEESSLARFFKRHWVIGKSHGLE from the coding sequence ATGGGACATCAGATACAGCCACTACCGATCGACGTTGTTCATTTAATCGCTGCCGGAGAAGTGATCGATTCACTTGCGGCAGTCGTGCGCGAACTCGTTGAAAATGCGATCGATGCCGGAGCCACTCGGATCACCGTTTCTGTATGGGCGGATCAATGGCGGATCAGAGTCGCGGACAATGGCGCAGGAATCAGTTTAGACGATTTGCGGAAAGCTGCACAGCCGCATAGTACGAGCAAGATTCGCGATCGCGCTGATCTCTTCCAAATTCACAGCTTGGGATTTCGAGGGGAAGCGCTGCACAGTTTAGCGCAACTCTCAAACTTAGAGATTCTTAGTCGAACAGCTTTAGAACCGGGCTGGAAAGTGACTTATCGAACGGATGGAGAAGCGGATCAAGTGGAATCGGTTGCGATCGCGCCTGGAACGATCGTGATTGTCGATCGCTTATTTGAAACCTGGGAAGCGAGACGCGAGGGTTTACCTTCGACTTCGCAACAATTAAAAGCCGTTCAGCAAACCATCTATCAGATTGCATTAGCTCACCCGCGAATTACTTGGCAGGTGTATCAAAACGATCGATTATGGTTCAATCTCTGGGCGGGGAACTCTGCGAAAGATTTACTACCGCAACTGTTGAAAGATGTGCGAATTGAAGATCTAGCCGAGCTTCAATCGGCTGCAATTTCTTTAGTACTAGGATTGCCCGATCGCGCTCATCGACATCGACCCGATTGGGTGAAAGTTGCTGTGAATGGTCGGTTTGTGCAGTTTCCAGAGCTAGAACAAACGATTTTAGGAGCATTTCGTAGAACATTACCCCGCGATCGACATCCCATCTGTTTAATCCATCTGCAACTTGCACCCGAACATATTGATTGGAATCGCCATCCTGCAAAAGCGGAAGTGTATTTGCATAATTTGGATGAATGGAAAGAGCAGGTGAAAACTGCGATCGCTCAAGCCCTCCGAATCAATCCTGAGACTGTTCCTGAAGGTCTTTACACTTCACAAGTGAGCCAATTGATCAAAGCTGCTGAATCGGATGCTGGCTATCATGTGCAGCGTGAAATTGTGCCTGAACCTGAGTTTTCATTTCTCAAAGCACTGACTCAAGTTCACAATCGCTACATTCTGGCAGAACATTCATCAGGAATGTGGCTGATTGAGCAACATATCGCACATGAGCGAATCTTGTTTGAAGAGATTAGCGATCGCTGGCAAATCATCCCACTTGAACCTGCGATCGTGCTAAATCAACTATCGATTTCTCAAGTCGAACAACTGCAACGGGTTGGGATCGAAGTTGATCCATTTGGTGAGCAATTGTGGGCAGTGCGATCGACTCCTGAACTTTTGGCGCAACGGGAAGACTGTAGAGATGCCTTGATCGAACTGAGTTTAGGTGGAGATTTGCAGGCGGCACAGGTGGCAGTCGCTTGTCGAAGTGCGATTCGGAATGGGGTTCCATTGTCGATCGACGAAATGCAAAGTTTAATCGATCGATGGCAGAAAACCCGCAATCCGCGCACCTGTCCGCATGGTCGCCCGATCTATCTATCGCTGGAGGAGTCCAGTTTGGCGCGATTCTTCAAGCGACATTGGGTAATTGGTAAAAGTCATGGACTAGAGTAA
- a CDS encoding NACHT domain-containing NTPase, translating into MVFDPGLIVTTEVLKKLTTLVLDTAWKQGGHAIDKQKQQKIESAVREYVQTYEKRHCSLKYDCLRMDNSLTLEEIYTDVQVLNTRESRRFESPEALKELFLGTGRGFAFEKTTREEGIAVANLEPRLMVLGSPGIGKSTFLRKVGLEALKWQTARYRHELIPVFIELRQFGDRHSEIESLIADEFETCGFPDPEGTTRKLLLAGKLLILLDGLDEVPTAYCDRAIEQIDRFVDRYDKNRFIASCRIAAYKGGFPRFKDVTMANFDDEQMETFVRQWFRREPKIADQYWELLKSSDYKAVKELGQTPLLLTLLCAVYDESQSLPKQRAALYGEALEVWLKKWAAERRVHRDPIYQELNLQLEQVLLSEIAYQSFAEDQLFFSKRELTEQIRAFLVNNLNAPKHLDAQATLYAIQVQQGILVERARDTFSFSHLTFQEYLTAQYIVDEQQLEALVTNHLTDFRWREVFLLVAGLLRNADKLLELMERKTQEIISSSINVCGLVIWSNLITANTESACSPITKRALAIFLALSFDKTLQQSRALKLVSTLDKSQRLEQICELTNNLARKFIEYRSLSPVSNTDNSIENIHEIAHVLFGKLEEIKIFETKFSSSHFFQQQPLQETRITGSAEERPFKSLKEFEEDANFVLDNWCIQLRLPPEWADLAQYDVYPLRDYLYANELMIRCKEAALRVSPQVWNAIESRMLTISDNETI; encoded by the coding sequence ATGGTTTTTGATCCCGGCTTGATTGTAACCACAGAAGTTCTCAAGAAACTGACCACGCTCGTTCTTGACACCGCTTGGAAACAGGGCGGTCACGCGATCGATAAACAGAAACAGCAGAAGATCGAAAGCGCCGTCCGAGAATATGTCCAAACGTATGAAAAGCGCCATTGCAGCTTGAAATATGATTGCTTGCGAATGGATAATTCGCTGACGTTAGAAGAAATTTACACCGATGTACAGGTTTTGAATACTCGCGAGAGTCGCCGTTTTGAATCGCCTGAAGCGTTGAAAGAACTGTTTCTAGGGACGGGGCGAGGATTTGCCTTCGAGAAAACGACTCGTGAAGAAGGCATCGCAGTGGCGAACCTTGAACCTCGGTTGATGGTGTTGGGAAGTCCGGGAATTGGGAAATCGACGTTTTTGAGGAAAGTGGGACTAGAAGCGCTGAAGTGGCAAACTGCGAGGTATCGGCATGAATTGATTCCGGTGTTTATCGAGTTGAGGCAATTTGGCGATCGACATTCAGAGATCGAGTCATTGATCGCTGATGAGTTTGAAACGTGCGGATTCCCAGACCCGGAAGGAACGACGCGGAAACTTTTGCTGGCAGGGAAGTTGCTGATTTTGTTGGATGGATTGGATGAAGTACCTACGGCTTATTGTGATCGGGCGATCGAGCAGATTGATCGGTTTGTCGATCGATATGACAAAAATCGCTTTATTGCCTCCTGTCGAATTGCTGCATATAAAGGCGGATTTCCCCGCTTCAAAGATGTGACAATGGCGAACTTTGACGATGAGCAGATGGAAACGTTTGTGCGCCAGTGGTTTAGACGAGAGCCGAAGATAGCTGATCAATATTGGGAATTGCTCAAGAGTTCAGACTACAAAGCGGTAAAAGAATTAGGGCAAACGCCGTTACTGCTAACTTTGCTTTGTGCAGTTTATGACGAATCGCAGAGTTTACCGAAGCAAAGAGCCGCGTTGTATGGTGAGGCGTTGGAAGTTTGGTTAAAGAAATGGGCAGCAGAACGACGAGTGCATCGTGATCCGATCTATCAAGAATTGAACCTTCAGCTAGAACAAGTTCTGCTATCTGAGATTGCTTATCAGAGCTTTGCAGAAGATCAATTGTTTTTCTCAAAGCGAGAACTGACAGAACAAATTCGAGCTTTTCTCGTTAACAATCTCAATGCACCGAAGCATCTCGATGCACAAGCCACGCTGTATGCCATTCAAGTGCAGCAAGGAATCTTAGTTGAACGGGCTAGAGATACTTTCTCGTTTTCGCATCTGACCTTCCAGGAGTATCTGACCGCTCAATATATTGTTGATGAGCAGCAATTAGAAGCGTTAGTTACGAATCATCTAACTGATTTCCGTTGGCGTGAGGTTTTTCTACTAGTCGCAGGCTTACTGAGAAATGCTGATAAGTTGCTGGAGCTTATGGAACGTAAAACACAAGAAATCATCAGTTCGAGTATCAATGTCTGTGGACTAGTAATATGGTCAAACTTAATAACAGCAAACACTGAGAGTGCTTGTAGCCCAATCACCAAGCGTGCTTTGGCAATCTTTCTTGCTTTATCATTCGATAAAACTCTTCAACAAAGCCGCGCTCTTAAATTGGTATCAACGCTGGATAAATCTCAAAGGCTAGAGCAAATCTGCGAACTTACTAATAACTTAGCTCGAAAGTTTATCGAGTATCGTTCTCTAAGTCCAGTTTCAAATACTGATAACTCTATTGAAAACATTCATGAGATTGCTCATGTTTTATTTGGAAAGCTTGAAGAAATAAAAATTTTTGAAACTAAGTTTAGCAGTTCGCATTTTTTCCAACAGCAACCTTTACAAGAAACCCGAATTACTGGCTCTGCTGAAGAACGACCCTTTAAATCTCTTAAAGAGTTTGAAGAAGATGCCAATTTCGTCTTAGACAATTGGTGTATTCAGCTTCGACTACCACCTGAGTGGGCTGACTTAGCTCAATATGATGTTTATCCTTTGCGAGATTACCTCTACGCCAACGAGTTGATGATTCGCTGCAAAGAAGCTGCCTTGCGAGTATCGCCGCAGGTGTGGAACGCGATCGAATCCCGAATGCTAACGATCAGCGATAATGAAACCATATAA
- a CDS encoding PIN domain-containing protein, translated as MPQYLLDTNILLRLSDPNAVLNALVLDTVDRLVLQGDSCVITAQVLVEFWVVATRPVSVNGLGWTTEQTRIRIQQLLTQFALLPETEAIFTTWLDLVTTHQVMGKRTHDLRLIAVMLVYNITHLLTLNPRDFPNNIGITIVQPQDLLIP; from the coding sequence ATGCCGCAATACCTTCTAGATACCAATATTCTTTTGCGCCTCAGTGATCCGAACGCAGTTCTCAATGCACTTGTTTTAGATACGGTCGATCGCTTAGTTTTGCAAGGTGATTCCTGTGTGATCACCGCTCAAGTCCTAGTTGAGTTTTGGGTAGTTGCAACTCGTCCAGTTTCAGTGAATGGACTCGGCTGGACAACTGAGCAAACTCGCATCAGAATTCAACAACTTCTGACTCAATTCGCTCTCCTACCAGAAACCGAAGCGATCTTTACAACTTGGTTAGACCTCGTAACAACCCATCAAGTGATGGGAAAACGCACTCACGATCTACGTCTCATCGCCGTAATGTTGGTCTACAACATCACACATTTGCTCACGCTGAATCCCCGCGACTTTCCCAATAATATTGGAATCACGATCGTACAGCCTCAAGATCTGTTAATTCCATGA
- a CDS encoding DUF2283 domain-containing protein, whose protein sequence is MQKIRYSPDVDALLIQVSDEPISHAEEDGQMILHYSKQDKLVLIEILEVQKFIAAGDDPQMIMTPEH, encoded by the coding sequence ATGCAAAAGATTCGCTATAGCCCCGATGTAGATGCTTTGTTAATTCAAGTATCAGATGAACCGATTTCTCACGCTGAAGAGGATGGACAGATGATTTTGCACTATTCAAAACAAGACAAGCTCGTTTTGATTGAGATTCTAGAGGTGCAAAAATTTATCGCAGCCGGAGATGATCCTCAGATGATAATGACCCCTGAGCATTAG
- a CDS encoding response regulator, whose amino-acid sequence MIKRILIIDDEPDIREATQLCLEIARGWEVLTAGSSAEGLKKAAIEQPDAVLLDVMMPDMDGLATFEQLQANPVTQNIPVILLTAKAQASDRRQFTQFAIAAVITKPYDPLTLADQIDAILED is encoded by the coding sequence ATGATTAAACGGATTTTAATTATCGACGATGAACCGGACATTCGGGAAGCGACGCAGCTTTGTTTAGAGATTGCGCGAGGTTGGGAAGTGCTAACTGCTGGCTCAAGTGCCGAAGGACTGAAAAAAGCCGCGATCGAGCAACCCGATGCAGTTCTTTTAGATGTGATGATGCCAGATATGGATGGCTTAGCAACCTTTGAACAACTTCAAGCTAACCCAGTCACCCAGAACATTCCTGTGATTTTATTAACGGCGAAAGCTCAAGCTTCAGATCGTCGGCAATTCACTCAATTTGCGATCGCAGCCGTGATTACAAAACCGTATGATCCACTAACATTGGCAGATCAAATCGATGCCATTTTAGAAGATTGA
- a CDS encoding ATP-binding protein, protein MFSNSSTPHLSEAQQTAFAVLLHRMINRIRHSLELPIILNATVAEVRAFLQTDRVKIYRFDTDGSGEVVAEAINHQRLPSLLNHWFPAEDIPPEARELFLRVRQRSIVDVLTQEIGVSPLLEQSDGATIEEELRFRVADPCHIEYLTALGVRSSLVVPIIAQEELWGLLVSHHCEPRRFTQTELQIMQLISDQVSIAIVQANILQETRRYAAQEATINQITSLLHALPEMQLQQALEQVIQAFQGVGGRLYIFPQGVHQASQFFVEGQQPVLSSLQNGFDRSAFPTLLEQHPLWQTWLELEPKSEGVWLINQVDRSEMPAELSTALISANLRSLLVIPIQYRQQTLGYLSVFRCAIDIERIWAGKLDQGDPRQRLPRLSFETWKELRSNQSQPWTVFDRELAHTLSHVFALAIHQRGLYQRVRSLNAHLKRDVKRRKKAEVELATLNSNLERCVLQRTMQLQRTNEELVRQIEQREFIIEERQRAEASIERLSHQNELILNSAGDGIYGIDAQGLITFVNSTAAKMLGYEVDDLVGQWMHTYLKHSKSDGIPYLLADSPIHTTLRKGTIEHRNGDVFQRRDGSTFPIEYVSSPIRECDRIVGAVIVFKDITERQMIEQMKDEFVSIVSHELRTPLTSIRSTLGLLSTGMLDDRPDKSKRMLEIAYSNTNRLVRLISDILDIERIKFGKVAMDKRRCNAADLMVQSADAMRAMAEREEITLSVTSIAAQLWADPDRIIQTLTNLLSNAIKFSPARSTVSLTADFVDSQRKRRRHQENGAYVRFCVKDQGIGIPEDKLDVIFDRFQQVDASNSRQQGGTGLGLTICREIVEQHDGKIWVESRFGEGSAFYFTIPVFSNQS, encoded by the coding sequence ATGTTTTCTAACTCCTCCACTCCACACCTCTCAGAAGCCCAACAAACCGCCTTTGCAGTGCTGTTGCACCGCATGATCAATCGAATTCGCCATTCGTTAGAACTCCCGATCATTCTAAACGCAACGGTTGCTGAAGTCCGGGCTTTTCTGCAAACTGATCGCGTCAAAATCTATCGGTTTGACACAGACGGAAGCGGTGAAGTCGTGGCAGAAGCGATTAATCATCAGCGATTACCGTCTTTGCTCAATCATTGGTTTCCCGCAGAAGATATTCCACCCGAAGCAAGAGAACTCTTTTTAAGAGTGCGACAGCGATCGATTGTCGATGTGCTGACTCAGGAAATCGGGGTCAGTCCGCTCCTTGAACAAAGCGATGGGGCGACGATCGAGGAAGAATTACGCTTTCGAGTGGCTGATCCTTGTCATATTGAATATCTCACCGCACTGGGAGTTCGATCGTCGTTAGTCGTTCCTATCATTGCACAAGAAGAGCTATGGGGCTTGCTCGTTTCTCATCATTGTGAACCGCGTCGGTTTACACAGACAGAACTACAGATTATGCAGTTGATCTCGGATCAGGTTTCGATTGCGATCGTTCAAGCTAATATTCTTCAAGAAACTCGTCGCTATGCGGCTCAAGAAGCTACGATTAATCAAATCACATCTTTGCTTCATGCACTGCCTGAGATGCAGCTTCAGCAAGCATTAGAGCAAGTAATTCAAGCTTTTCAAGGGGTTGGAGGGCGGCTTTATATCTTTCCACAAGGAGTCCATCAAGCGTCTCAATTTTTTGTAGAAGGACAACAACCTGTTCTTTCTAGTTTACAGAATGGCTTCGATCGATCTGCTTTTCCAACTCTGTTGGAGCAACATCCACTCTGGCAAACCTGGCTAGAACTTGAACCCAAAAGTGAAGGCGTGTGGCTGATTAATCAGGTGGATCGCTCTGAAATGCCAGCAGAACTATCAACAGCATTGATCAGCGCGAATCTGCGGAGCCTGCTCGTGATTCCGATTCAGTATCGTCAGCAAACATTAGGGTATCTGAGTGTGTTTCGATGCGCGATCGACATTGAACGAATTTGGGCAGGAAAGCTAGATCAGGGCGACCCCCGGCAACGGTTACCCAGGCTATCGTTTGAAACCTGGAAAGAACTTAGAAGCAATCAATCACAGCCTTGGACAGTCTTCGATCGCGAACTTGCTCATACCTTGAGTCATGTATTTGCGTTGGCGATTCATCAGCGGGGATTGTATCAAAGAGTGCGATCGCTCAATGCTCATCTCAAACGCGATGTGAAACGCCGCAAAAAAGCAGAAGTCGAACTTGCTACGCTTAATTCCAACTTAGAGCGCTGTGTCTTACAACGCACAATGCAGCTGCAACGTACAAACGAAGAGCTAGTCAGACAGATTGAACAACGAGAGTTCATCATTGAGGAGCGCCAGCGGGCGGAAGCTTCGATCGAACGATTGAGCCATCAAAATGAACTCATCTTAAATTCAGCCGGGGATGGTATCTATGGAATTGATGCTCAAGGCTTAATTACCTTTGTCAATTCCACGGCTGCAAAGATGTTGGGCTACGAAGTTGATGATCTCGTGGGTCAATGGATGCACACTTATTTGAAGCATTCCAAATCCGATGGCATTCCTTATTTATTAGCGGATAGTCCGATTCATACAACGCTGCGAAAAGGCACGATCGAACATCGAAACGGCGATGTGTTTCAGCGGCGAGATGGTTCCACGTTTCCGATCGAGTATGTGAGTAGTCCGATTCGGGAATGTGATCGGATTGTGGGAGCGGTGATCGTTTTCAAAGACATCACGGAACGCCAAATGATTGAGCAGATGAAAGATGAATTTGTCTCAATTGTGAGCCATGAACTGAGAACGCCTTTGACTTCGATTCGGAGTACGCTCGGTTTGCTATCGACTGGAATGCTCGACGATCGACCGGATAAAAGCAAGCGAATGCTAGAAATTGCTTATTCAAATACCAATCGATTAGTGCGTCTGATTAGTGACATTCTGGACATTGAGCGCATCAAGTTTGGCAAAGTTGCAATGGATAAACGGCGCTGTAATGCCGCTGATCTCATGGTGCAATCCGCTGATGCAATGCGGGCAATGGCAGAACGTGAGGAAATTACTTTATCTGTGACCTCGATCGCAGCGCAACTTTGGGCAGATCCCGATCGCATTATTCAAACCCTAACTAATCTTTTGAGCAATGCAATTAAATTTTCTCCGGCTCGATCGACCGTTTCCCTCACGGCTGATTTTGTGGATTCACAGCGCAAACGCAGACGACATCAGGAAAATGGAGCCTATGTGCGGTTTTGTGTCAAAGATCAAGGGATTGGCATTCCTGAAGATAAGCTAGATGTGATTTTCGATCGCTTTCAGCAAGTCGATGCTTCAAATTCTCGGCAACAGGGTGGAACTGGATTAGGACTGACCATTTGCCGCGAGATCGTTGAGCAGCACGACGGAAAAATCTGGGTTGAAAGTCGATTCGGTGAAGGGAGTGCGTTTTACTTCACCATTCCAGTCTTCTCAAATCAGTCATAG